The following proteins are encoded in a genomic region of Deltaproteobacteria bacterium:
- the pgsA gene encoding CDP-diacylglycerol--glycerol-3-phosphate 3-phosphatidyltransferase, protein MKPLELLSAKFWTSPNHLTLFRIASIPVLIVLLLFANKVCAFLAAIVFSAASVTDLLDGLLARQRGLESTLGKFLDPLADKLLISAALIMLVPHGRVPAWVVCVIIGREIAVTGIRAILSEKGIVMEAGELGKYKTGFQIAAIIPLLFHYSYFNIDFHAVGSLFLWIALILTVWSGTRYFLRFQKAIRE, encoded by the coding sequence ATGAAGCCCCTTGAACTGCTGTCTGCGAAGTTTTGGACCTCCCCCAACCACCTGACCCTCTTCAGGATTGCCAGCATACCTGTGCTCATTGTCTTGCTTTTGTTTGCCAACAAGGTGTGCGCATTTCTGGCTGCTATCGTCTTTTCTGCAGCGTCCGTGACCGATCTCCTTGACGGATTGCTGGCCCGACAGCGTGGTCTTGAGTCAACACTGGGTAAGTTCTTGGATCCTCTGGCGGACAAGCTGCTGATTTCGGCCGCCCTGATCATGCTTGTCCCTCACGGCCGGGTGCCCGCCTGGGTGGTGTGCGTCATTATCGGAAGAGAGATCGCGGTGACAGGAATTCGCGCCATCTTGTCCGAAAAGGGAATCGTGATGGAGGCTGGAGAACTCGGGAAATACAAGACAGGCTTTCAGATCGCGGCCATTATTCCCCTATTGTTTCATTACTCTTATTTCAATATCGATTTTCATGCCGTGGGGTCTCTATTTCTGTGGATAGCCCTGATATTGACCGTGTGGTCAGGAACAAGGTATTTCCTAAGGTTTCAAAAGGCTATTCGGGAATAG